Proteins encoded together in one Calderihabitans maritimus window:
- the flgB gene encoding flagellar basal body rod protein FlgB yields MFNQRAFQVLEKALEAASLRQQAISHNLANVNTPGFKKAYVTFEEDLKRALGMQKKIELEQTHPRHLPMPVSLRQVEPQVQRDHSTSLRNDGNNVDIDEEMAKLAMNTINYNAAVQLLNARLGMLRYAINEGRK; encoded by the coding sequence ATGTTTAACCAGAGGGCATTTCAAGTGCTGGAGAAGGCTCTGGAGGCCGCTTCTTTGCGGCAGCAGGCTATTTCTCATAACCTGGCTAATGTCAATACCCCTGGTTTCAAGAAGGCTTATGTGACTTTCGAAGAAGATCTCAAGAGGGCTCTGGGCATGCAGAAAAAGATTGAACTGGAGCAAACTCATCCCCGACACCTGCCGATGCCAGTTTCTCTGAGGCAGGTAGAACCTCAGGTACAGCGGGACCATTCAACTTCCTTGCGAAACGACGGTAACAACGTAGACATAGACGAAGAGATGGCCAAGCTGGCTATGAACACTATAAATTATAACGCGGCAGTCCAGTTGCTTAACGCCCGTCTGGGCATGTTGCGCTATGCGATAAATGAAGGGAGGAAATAA
- a CDS encoding flagellar protein FlaG has protein sequence MKIQGVDASVLNQIQERTQKAKVQEAEKTRIDTENERRRRQEFSYHQSLESSVRQLNQMVETFNIQLRFKIDRESGEIVVLVIDKAKDKIIRRIPPDKIINLAAQMQHMVGLLVDELI, from the coding sequence GTGAAAATCCAGGGGGTAGACGCTTCCGTATTGAATCAAATCCAGGAGCGCACCCAGAAGGCGAAGGTGCAGGAGGCGGAGAAGACCAGGATCGATACAGAAAATGAAAGAAGGCGGCGGCAGGAATTTTCTTACCACCAGTCCCTGGAAAGCTCCGTAAGGCAGCTCAACCAGATGGTAGAAACCTTCAATATTCAACTCCGGTTCAAGATTGACCGGGAGAGCGGAGAAATAGTGGTGCTGGTTATTGATAAGGCGAAGGATAAAATTATTCGCCGGATCCCGCCGGACAAGATCATCAACCTGGCGGCCCAGATGCAGCACATGGTGGGGCTCCTGGTTGATGAACTGATTTAG
- the fliG gene encoding flagellar motor switch protein FliG, whose protein sequence is MGELSGKKALTGLQKAAILLVSIGPELSSLLLKQLSESQIERISYEIANLGAVSAEQREEVLKEFLQLSEAQQYLLHGGIKYARELLERTLGPQKANEIIKKLIASSKARPFSLVRKTDPKQLVNFIRNEHPQTIALILSYLDPEQAAVVLSSLPDNMQSNIAKRIALMERTSPEVIREIEAILEKKLSSLVEQDFTEAGGINTLVEILNRVDRGSERVILEALEAENPELAEEIRKRMFVFEDILTLDDTSIRRVLREIDMKDLALALKGASDEVAQRIFRNLSKRASEMLREDIEFLGPVRLRDVEEAQQRIVQVIRRLDEAGEIIISRGGEDAIIV, encoded by the coding sequence GTGGGGGAATTGTCCGGCAAAAAAGCGTTGACGGGATTACAGAAAGCAGCTATTTTGTTGGTTTCCATCGGTCCTGAACTGTCTTCGTTGTTACTGAAACAACTGTCCGAAAGCCAGATAGAGCGGATCAGCTATGAGATTGCCAATTTGGGCGCGGTGAGCGCCGAACAGAGAGAGGAGGTTTTAAAAGAATTCTTACAGCTCAGCGAAGCCCAACAATATCTGCTCCACGGGGGAATAAAGTATGCACGAGAACTACTGGAAAGAACTTTGGGTCCCCAGAAAGCCAACGAAATTATCAAAAAGCTTATAGCCAGCTCGAAAGCAAGACCTTTTTCTCTGGTGCGAAAAACTGATCCCAAGCAGCTGGTCAATTTCATTCGCAACGAGCACCCGCAGACTATTGCTCTGATTCTTTCTTACCTGGACCCAGAACAGGCGGCGGTCGTCTTGAGTTCTCTTCCCGATAATATGCAGAGCAACATAGCCAAGAGGATTGCTCTGATGGAGCGGACATCCCCGGAGGTTATCCGGGAAATTGAAGCCATCCTGGAAAAGAAACTTTCATCCCTGGTCGAACAGGACTTTACCGAGGCAGGGGGCATAAATACTCTCGTGGAGATACTTAACCGGGTAGATCGCGGCAGCGAAAGAGTTATACTGGAGGCCTTAGAAGCGGAAAATCCGGAACTGGCAGAAGAAATCCGAAAACGGATGTTTGTCTTTGAAGATATTCTCACTCTGGACGATACTTCTATCCGGCGGGTGCTGCGGGAAATTGACATGAAGGATCTGGCCCTGGCGCTGAAAGGGGCCAGTGATGAGGTGGCGCAGCGAATCTTCCGGAACCTTTCCAAACGGGCCAGCGAGATGCTGCGGGAAGACATCGAGTTTTTGGGGCCGGTGCGGCTTAGAGACGTAGAAGAAGCTCAGCAGCGAATTGTTCAGGTGATCCGGCGTCTAGACGAGGCTGGTGAAATTATTATTTCCCGGGGTGGAGAAGATGCCATCATTGTATAG
- a CDS encoding flagellar hook-length control protein FliK, with the protein MKTALQVVAGEVEALRGKGDFKSKRYNGEEAEAVFCLLLQKAMEAVDTSPHALPRLAGEAVENSEAPLFGPDQFALPELQGMTMVFEDTSKEYQLLFSETVVKEKFVLPEKLAVLFGGGSGKEIRNQVLNAVAELLQETRQWQRLEDGGGALKPAAFTGSKEDAGLDVVRRLPPVSLSRDLLGGEEEATARSEAQQVLSPVKLRLNGGNVGTEVQSNNIMQQRPEFLELERNGGEKRDQSNNNANLFSSDAAFSSGSRLVQTAKEAQQHQHIRHLQFNRLLEDIVQHSKVLLSREKGEVELQLKPEYLGRLQVQVVSQEGKLHVKFKVENEQVRGLIEARLPQVKQALQDHGVKEQVNVSVGGWSQQGGETGGFSYNFRRQNVPRWSSPGEQGEGSGTRENSSSPGVYTVNYLA; encoded by the coding sequence GTGAAGACAGCTTTGCAGGTTGTGGCCGGAGAAGTTGAAGCCCTGAGGGGGAAAGGAGACTTCAAGAGTAAAAGGTATAACGGGGAGGAAGCAGAAGCAGTCTTTTGTCTGCTATTGCAGAAGGCAATGGAAGCAGTCGATACTTCCCCGCACGCTCTTCCGCGGCTGGCAGGGGAGGCTGTCGAAAATAGTGAAGCCCCGCTTTTTGGGCCAGACCAGTTTGCGCTTCCAGAACTTCAAGGGATGACTATGGTTTTTGAAGATACCTCAAAGGAATATCAATTACTGTTTTCAGAAACGGTCGTGAAAGAGAAATTTGTTTTGCCAGAAAAACTAGCGGTGCTGTTTGGAGGAGGTTCAGGCAAAGAGATACGAAATCAGGTATTGAACGCAGTAGCTGAATTGCTTCAGGAAACCCGTCAATGGCAACGGTTGGAAGACGGAGGAGGTGCCCTGAAACCGGCGGCTTTCACGGGTTCAAAGGAAGATGCCGGGTTGGATGTCGTCAGACGTTTACCACCGGTATCTTTGAGCAGAGATTTGCTTGGAGGGGAAGAGGAAGCTACCGCCCGATCAGAAGCGCAACAGGTTCTATCACCTGTTAAACTGAGATTGAACGGCGGAAATGTAGGAACAGAGGTGCAGAGCAATAACATCATGCAACAAAGGCCGGAATTTTTGGAGTTGGAGCGGAACGGCGGAGAGAAGAGGGATCAGAGCAACAATAACGCAAACCTATTCAGTAGTGACGCAGCGTTTTCTTCCGGTAGCCGGTTAGTCCAAACGGCAAAGGAAGCTCAGCAGCACCAACATATCAGGCATCTCCAGTTTAACCGCCTACTGGAAGATATCGTCCAGCACAGCAAAGTTCTTCTGAGCCGGGAAAAGGGAGAAGTTGAGCTGCAGCTTAAGCCGGAATATCTGGGTAGGCTCCAGGTTCAGGTAGTGAGCCAGGAGGGGAAGCTGCACGTTAAGTTTAAAGTCGAAAACGAGCAGGTCAGAGGTCTTATTGAAGCTCGCCTGCCGCAGGTTAAACAGGCCCTCCAGGATCACGGTGTTAAAGAGCAGGTCAATGTCAGCGTGGGAGGATGGAGCCAACAGGGAGGAGAAACTGGGGGATTTTCTTACAACTTCCGTCGACAGAATGTACCCCGATGGTCTTCTCCAGGGGAACAAGGAGAAGGCTCAGGAACCCGGGAAAACAGCTCTTCTCCGGGGGTTTATACGGTAAATTACTTGGCTTAG
- the fliE gene encoding flagellar hook-basal body complex protein FliE — MKVSFANTLPLEITGKAVQREVSGSSPSFAGVLQKALGEVNELQLQADRLAEKFVVGEVEDLHQVMLATERAYLALQLTVQVRNKIIEAYQEISRMQI, encoded by the coding sequence TTGAAGGTATCCTTTGCGAACACTTTACCCCTGGAAATTACCGGTAAAGCGGTGCAGCGTGAAGTTTCCGGTTCTTCTCCGTCGTTCGCCGGAGTTCTGCAGAAGGCTTTGGGAGAGGTTAATGAACTCCAGTTACAGGCCGACCGGCTGGCGGAGAAATTCGTTGTAGGCGAAGTAGAGGACTTGCACCAGGTTATGCTGGCTACGGAGCGGGCCTATTTGGCCCTGCAGTTGACGGTTCAGGTGCGTAACAAAATAATAGAAGCTTATCAAGAAATCTCCCGCATGCAGATTTAG
- the flgC gene encoding flagellar basal body rod protein FlgC, with protein sequence MRIFQSMAISASGLTAERLRMDIISSNIANINTTRTEEGGPYRRKLPVFAEKLDKSIQSGNNRFRGRGVKVVEIAEDQSPPRLVYDPGHPDANEEGYVAMPNINIITEMVDMITATRAYEANVTALNAAKSMALKALEIGRG encoded by the coding sequence GTGAGGATTTTTCAGTCCATGGCCATCAGTGCTTCCGGACTTACGGCGGAACGCCTGCGCATGGATATTATCTCCAGTAATATAGCCAATATCAATACCACCCGTACCGAGGAGGGCGGTCCCTACCGCCGGAAGTTACCGGTTTTTGCCGAGAAACTGGATAAAAGCATCCAGTCGGGGAACAACCGGTTTCGCGGCCGGGGTGTAAAAGTGGTGGAAATAGCAGAAGATCAGTCTCCGCCGCGTTTGGTTTACGATCCCGGACACCCGGATGCCAATGAAGAAGGGTACGTGGCCATGCCCAATATTAACATTATCACGGAAATGGTAGACATGATTACGGCTACCCGTGCCTATGAAGCCAATGTTACAGCGTTGAATGCTGCCAAATCGATGGCTTTAAAAGCTCTGGAAATTGGCCGGGGATAG
- the fliF gene encoding flagellar basal-body MS-ring/collar protein FliF has protein sequence MNYAEVREKLTQKWASLSKAQKTALIVSVSAVIVAALLFLQWALRVEYTPLFTELELADASAIVEKLKELNVSYRLADEGRTVLVPKDQVYELRMQLASSGVLTTGGVGFEIFDQTRLGSTEWERRINYQRALQEELRRTIVQLKEVEQARVHLVLPEPSVFIEEERPASASIALKLKPLARLKPEQVKGIIYLVSSSVENLPPENVNIIDMNGNILSDPSLLDKDTSVTQQYLNRQELKRQFERDLERRVQQMLERILGQGKVVTMITSNLDFDQRKITKISYDDEGVVRSEQVIKETSKDAQGAKGEPGTASNIGTYPGMSSPEGESTHTKEETIRNYEVGQTEETVLYAPGEIRSLSAAVAVDGPLSEERVNQIKEMVAAAIGFNPERGDQITVMSMAFNDSFLEKTAAEMESAQEALQRQQRFQLAVILGATALALLFLLVFLLRRRKSAALRGQELDASIEEMLPIQDIHMEPATTEREEPDYRKRVGELIRAKPEEAAQLLQAWMSEE, from the coding sequence ATGAACTACGCTGAAGTCAGAGAAAAATTAACGCAAAAATGGGCAAGTCTCTCTAAAGCACAGAAGACCGCTTTGATCGTCTCAGTATCGGCCGTGATAGTAGCAGCGCTGCTGTTTCTGCAGTGGGCCTTACGGGTAGAGTACACTCCTTTGTTTACCGAACTGGAACTGGCCGACGCCAGCGCCATTGTGGAAAAGCTTAAAGAACTTAATGTCAGTTACCGGCTGGCGGATGAAGGTCGTACCGTTTTGGTGCCTAAGGACCAGGTCTATGAGCTGCGCATGCAGCTGGCGAGCAGCGGGGTGTTGACCACCGGAGGCGTGGGGTTTGAAATTTTTGACCAGACCCGGTTAGGCAGCACGGAATGGGAGAGGAGGATTAATTACCAGCGAGCCCTGCAGGAAGAACTGCGCCGGACTATAGTCCAACTGAAGGAAGTAGAACAGGCGAGGGTGCACTTGGTTCTGCCGGAACCCAGCGTTTTTATAGAAGAAGAACGGCCTGCTTCGGCATCTATTGCGTTGAAACTCAAGCCTCTGGCCAGGCTCAAGCCGGAACAGGTTAAAGGCATTATATATCTGGTATCCAGCAGTGTGGAAAACCTGCCCCCAGAGAACGTGAATATTATCGATATGAACGGCAATATTTTAAGCGACCCTTCGCTGCTGGACAAGGATACCAGCGTGACTCAGCAGTATTTGAACCGCCAGGAGCTGAAGAGACAGTTTGAAAGGGACCTGGAGCGAAGGGTGCAGCAGATGTTGGAGCGTATCCTGGGCCAGGGGAAAGTAGTAACCATGATTACTTCCAACCTGGATTTCGACCAGCGGAAGATCACCAAAATCAGTTATGACGATGAAGGGGTAGTTCGTTCGGAACAGGTAATCAAGGAGACCAGTAAAGACGCGCAGGGAGCCAAAGGTGAACCGGGAACTGCTTCCAACATAGGCACTTACCCGGGGATGAGTTCTCCGGAAGGAGAAAGCACGCATACCAAAGAGGAGACAATCCGGAACTATGAAGTGGGGCAGACGGAAGAAACGGTACTTTATGCTCCCGGGGAGATCAGGAGTTTATCGGCGGCGGTGGCGGTAGACGGTCCTCTCTCGGAGGAGAGGGTGAATCAGATAAAAGAAATGGTAGCTGCCGCCATCGGTTTTAATCCGGAAAGAGGAGATCAGATTACCGTAATGAGCATGGCCTTTAACGACAGCTTTTTAGAGAAAACGGCGGCAGAGATGGAGAGCGCTCAGGAGGCTTTGCAGCGTCAGCAACGTTTCCAGTTAGCGGTAATCCTGGGAGCAACGGCCCTGGCGCTACTGTTCCTGCTAGTGTTCCTTTTACGGCGGCGGAAGTCAGCCGCCCTCAGGGGGCAAGAGCTTGACGCCAGTATTGAAGAAATGTTGCCCATTCAGGATATTCATATGGAACCGGCAACTACTGAGAGGGAGGAACCGGACTATAGAAAGCGAGTTGGGGAGCTAATTCGAGCAAAGCCGGAGGAAGCAGCACAGCTTCTCCAGGCTTGGATGTCTGAAGAGTAG
- a CDS encoding FliH/SctL family protein: MPSLYRVIKSFELSEGSPQEISVRFPINQDVAGERERELDEYYREQRQILKAKAEEEARKILDQAKREAEELRKKAEEEIRRLREKAVREGREEGYQVALREAQEEAEKLREEARSVLRQAEEARKQTIRDMEAEIIKLALAIAERVIHQQVRVAEDTVLAVAREAISKVVDSETLIIYANPEDAALLQENLAELTDKQRIYVIGDEGISRGGCRIESDNGDVIATVEAQMEEIKKVLLGRESS, encoded by the coding sequence ATGCCATCATTGTATAGGGTTATAAAGTCGTTTGAGTTGTCAGAAGGCTCGCCTCAAGAAATTAGTGTGCGTTTCCCAATTAATCAGGATGTGGCTGGCGAGAGGGAGCGAGAACTTGACGAGTACTACCGGGAACAGCGTCAGATTCTTAAGGCTAAAGCTGAAGAAGAGGCCCGGAAAATACTAGATCAAGCAAAACGAGAGGCTGAAGAACTACGTAAAAAGGCAGAGGAAGAAATACGCCGGCTGAGAGAAAAAGCAGTCCGGGAAGGAAGGGAGGAAGGTTACCAGGTTGCCCTCCGGGAGGCCCAGGAGGAAGCGGAGAAGTTGCGGGAGGAAGCGCGATCTGTGCTGAGGCAGGCGGAGGAGGCCCGGAAGCAAACCATTCGGGACATGGAAGCGGAAATAATAAAGCTGGCCCTTGCGATAGCTGAAAGAGTAATCCACCAGCAAGTTCGAGTGGCGGAAGATACCGTCCTGGCCGTGGCCAGGGAAGCGATCAGTAAAGTGGTGGACAGTGAAACTTTAATAATATATGCCAACCCGGAAGATGCCGCCCTCTTGCAGGAGAACCTGGCGGAATTAACCGATAAGCAGAGGATATATGTTATCGGCGATGAAGGGATAAGCAGAGGCGGGTGCCGGATAGAAAGTGATAATGGTGATGTGATCGCTACGGTTGAGGCCCAAATGGAGGAAATAAAAAAGGTACTGCTGGGTAGGGAGTCGAGTTGA
- the fliI gene encoding flagellar protein export ATPase FliI yields MKATLDLSRYHRLLEAFDPIKRLGKVTEVIGLTVVVRGIRSSIGEVCEIHTPGRVEPVEAEVVGFRENQALVMPLGELGGIAPGCRVIPTERALTVRVSERLLGRVVDGLGRPLDGEALPPEGEEYALDGPPPNPLERKRIREVLETGVKAVDGLLTCGKGQRIGIFAGSGVGKSTLLGMIARHSAADVNVIALIGERGREVLEFIEKDLGPEGLKKSVVVVATSDQPALLRIKGAFLATAVAEYFRDAGKDVMLMMDSITRFCLAQREVGLAVGEPPTTRGYPPSVFALLPKLLERAGNAGWGSITGLYTVLVDADDLNEPVSDAVRGILDGHIVLSRQLAAKNHFPAIDVLNSVSRLMPEITTEEHGFLAGRLKKLLAAYRQSEDLINIGAYQKGSNPEVDEALKYYDQIQEFLQQSVEESFTFQETLAALEEIFK; encoded by the coding sequence TTGAAGGCAACTTTAGACTTAAGCCGTTACCACCGCCTGCTGGAGGCCTTTGACCCCATTAAGAGGCTGGGAAAAGTTACCGAAGTGATCGGCCTTACGGTAGTAGTAAGGGGTATCAGAAGCTCTATAGGGGAAGTCTGTGAGATACATACTCCCGGCAGGGTGGAACCGGTAGAGGCAGAGGTAGTAGGCTTTCGGGAAAATCAGGCTTTAGTGATGCCTTTGGGAGAGTTGGGAGGAATAGCTCCCGGCTGCCGGGTAATTCCTACCGAGCGCGCCTTGACCGTCCGGGTTAGCGAACGGCTGCTCGGCCGGGTGGTGGACGGACTGGGCAGACCTTTAGACGGAGAAGCCCTGCCGCCGGAAGGGGAGGAATACGCCTTAGACGGTCCCCCGCCCAATCCACTGGAACGAAAGAGGATCAGAGAGGTCCTGGAAACCGGGGTGAAGGCGGTAGATGGTCTCCTGACCTGCGGGAAAGGACAGCGTATCGGCATTTTTGCCGGCAGTGGAGTGGGCAAAAGCACCCTGCTGGGTATGATAGCCCGGCATAGCGCCGCCGATGTCAACGTTATTGCCTTAATCGGGGAACGGGGCCGGGAGGTGTTGGAATTTATTGAGAAAGACCTCGGGCCCGAAGGATTGAAAAAATCAGTGGTTGTAGTGGCTACCTCCGACCAACCGGCGCTGCTGCGCATCAAAGGGGCGTTTTTGGCCACGGCAGTAGCTGAATACTTCCGGGATGCCGGAAAAGACGTGATGTTGATGATGGATTCCATTACCCGTTTTTGCCTGGCCCAGCGGGAAGTAGGGCTTGCCGTCGGAGAGCCTCCGACGACGAGGGGCTACCCTCCTTCCGTGTTTGCCCTGCTGCCGAAGCTTCTGGAGAGAGCGGGAAATGCGGGTTGGGGTTCTATTACGGGACTGTACACGGTTCTGGTAGATGCCGATGATTTAAACGAACCGGTATCAGACGCGGTCAGGGGCATTCTGGACGGACACATAGTGCTGTCCCGGCAACTGGCGGCGAAGAACCACTTTCCGGCGATAGACGTTCTGAACAGCGTCAGCCGGTTGATGCCTGAAATTACCACGGAAGAACATGGTTTTTTGGCCGGAAGGCTGAAAAAACTCCTGGCCGCTTACCGGCAGTCGGAAGACCTTATTAACATAGGAGCCTACCAAAAAGGTTCCAATCCTGAAGTGGATGAAGCGTTGAAATATTACGATCAAATTCAGGAATTCTTGCAACAATCGGTTGAGGAATCCTTTACCTTTCAAGAAACCCTGGCGGCGCTGGAAGAAATATTTAAATAG
- the flgN gene encoding flagellar export chaperone FlgN has protein sequence MAEADRAEHLAAKFLEINRQQLANYQALLKSLQEQEQGIRRGDYRRVSAIGESLQELFVRMEEVKAEIENCRSALCSYFQLSEFDWEKLRNYLPAETWQEINRLLNEQREMLLKAQAENRRNEDLARAELARARETLGQVQKARETVKAYRHSWVPAPRFLDDRT, from the coding sequence GTGGCTGAAGCTGACCGGGCGGAACATCTGGCGGCAAAATTTTTAGAAATTAATAGGCAACAATTAGCAAACTATCAGGCATTGCTGAAGTCGTTGCAGGAACAGGAACAGGGGATTCGCCGGGGCGATTACCGGCGGGTGTCGGCCATAGGCGAGTCTCTGCAGGAACTTTTTGTCCGGATGGAGGAGGTTAAGGCAGAAATCGAAAACTGCCGGAGTGCCCTCTGTTCTTATTTTCAGCTAAGCGAATTTGACTGGGAAAAGCTCAGAAATTATCTTCCGGCAGAGACCTGGCAAGAAATAAACAGGCTGTTAAACGAACAGCGGGAGATGCTTTTAAAAGCCCAGGCCGAAAACCGGCGCAATGAAGACCTCGCCCGGGCAGAGTTGGCCAGAGCGAGAGAAACCCTGGGACAGGTACAGAAGGCGAGAGAAACGGTGAAGGCTTACCGGCATTCATGGGTACCGGCTCCCCGCTTTCTGGATGACAGGACTTAG
- the fliJ gene encoding flagellar export protein FliJ: MKKFRFRLEGVRNYRQALEENLKLQLAAAYREREQEEIRLEAYRKEREKFFRQIPLSGNLDLGTLQHHFIYLETLEQQIEEQMQEVERAERRVQDAGRRVRDAVQQRKILDRLRERQKEEYDYELARQEQGDLDEAGLTSYWKKARKGGE, encoded by the coding sequence ATGAAAAAGTTCAGGTTCCGGCTGGAAGGGGTGCGTAATTACCGGCAGGCTTTAGAGGAAAACCTTAAGTTGCAGCTGGCGGCCGCCTACCGGGAAAGAGAGCAAGAAGAGATACGGCTGGAAGCTTACCGGAAGGAGAGGGAAAAATTTTTTAGACAGATACCCCTTTCCGGCAACCTTGACCTGGGGACACTGCAGCATCATTTTATTTATCTGGAAACTTTGGAGCAACAAATTGAGGAGCAAATGCAAGAAGTTGAGCGGGCGGAACGGCGGGTACAGGATGCCGGTCGCCGGGTAAGGGATGCAGTGCAGCAGCGAAAAATATTGGACCGCCTGCGCGAAAGGCAAAAGGAGGAATACGATTATGAGTTAGCCCGGCAGGAACAAGGAGATTTGGATGAAGCCGGTCTAACTTCTTACTGGAAAAAAGCACGGAAAGGAGGTGAGTAG
- the fliS gene encoding flagellar export chaperone FliS, whose protein sequence is MQLKAYQAYQKNQIETLSQEKLVLMLYEGIIRFAGRAQEAVRSKRYDRASYYLGRAQDILLELMVNLNREAGEVAENLFSLYEYMHWRLVQANIKKDESMIAEVVEIATELTGAWKEAIKTYQTHNYTTNGVNVSG, encoded by the coding sequence ATGCAGCTTAAAGCTTATCAGGCCTATCAAAAGAACCAAATAGAGACTTTGTCCCAGGAAAAACTGGTATTGATGCTTTACGAGGGCATTATCCGGTTTGCCGGGCGGGCTCAGGAGGCTGTGAGGAGCAAGCGGTATGACAGGGCGAGCTATTATTTGGGCAGGGCGCAGGATATTCTTCTGGAGTTAATGGTAAATCTTAACCGGGAGGCCGGTGAAGTAGCCGAAAATCTTTTTTCCCTGTATGAATATATGCACTGGAGACTGGTCCAGGCCAACATAAAAAAAGACGAAAGTATGATCGCGGAGGTCGTAGAAATAGCTACGGAACTGACCGGTGCCTGGAAAGAGGCCATCAAGACTTACCAGACCCATAATTACACAACCAACGGAGTGAATGTGAGTGGCTGA
- the fliD gene encoding flagellar filament capping protein FliD — translation MSTLTISGLASGLDTENIIKQLMEIERIPVQRLETRKLELEAERDAWRDLNTRLNSLSSKLTDLKLESTFTSKTATSSNEAVFTATATTGATTGKYEIVVQQLAQAHMVTSTASIDFSSPVSGEFQINGVTVTVSGATSLADIRDAINQTEGVGAEASIIDNRLVLSAASTGAGSTLSFAYVSGSDILKDLGIYDSATSTALYEELRAPQDALLTINGLSVQRSTNEISDAIEGVTLYLKNDSGIQETLTVTNDTQKAIDSIKAFVEQYNSVMDFISTKLEEGELQGDPTLMRVQDALKRMASDRYDLNNTYRSFGDIGITTTDESQELSFDPAGKLHIDETKLQEALDKDPLAVYNFFKDGIVPELETYIDSLITTGTGVLSAKEQGLEQTLRDIDEQIARLEERLKLREANLKRQFLEMEKAIATLQNQGNWLAGQIAGLPGFGAPDNKS, via the coding sequence ATGAGCACTTTAACCATCAGCGGCCTGGCTTCGGGCCTGGATACGGAAAATATCATCAAGCAGTTGATGGAAATTGAACGGATACCGGTCCAGCGTTTGGAGACCCGCAAGCTGGAATTGGAAGCGGAAAGGGATGCTTGGCGGGACCTGAACACGCGCCTTAATAGCTTGAGCAGCAAGTTGACCGACCTAAAACTGGAATCTACCTTCACCAGCAAAACGGCGACTTCCAGCAATGAAGCGGTTTTTACCGCTACGGCTACTACGGGGGCAACTACGGGAAAGTACGAGATTGTTGTGCAACAGTTGGCCCAGGCCCATATGGTGACTTCGACCGCCAGTATAGATTTCAGCAGCCCGGTGTCCGGGGAATTCCAGATCAACGGGGTAACGGTGACCGTTAGTGGCGCAACTTCCCTGGCGGATATCCGAGATGCCATCAACCAGACGGAAGGTGTAGGGGCGGAGGCCAGTATCATTGACAACCGCCTGGTCCTTTCCGCCGCTTCGACGGGAGCCGGCAGTACCCTGTCTTTTGCCTATGTTTCGGGAAGCGATATTCTAAAAGACCTGGGTATTTATGACAGTGCCACGTCTACGGCCCTTTATGAGGAGTTGAGAGCGCCGCAGGACGCTCTTTTGACCATAAACGGTCTTTCTGTTCAGCGTTCTACCAACGAAATAAGCGACGCTATCGAAGGCGTAACCCTTTACCTGAAAAATGACAGTGGTATACAAGAAACCCTAACTGTGACAAACGATACGCAGAAGGCTATAGACAGTATCAAGGCCTTTGTAGAGCAGTACAATTCAGTGATGGACTTCATAAGCACCAAGCTGGAAGAAGGAGAGCTGCAGGGCGACCCGACTCTAATGCGGGTGCAGGATGCTTTAAAGAGAATGGCTTCGGACAGATATGATCTCAATAACACTTACCGGAGTTTTGGCGACATAGGAATTACTACTACTGATGAAAGTCAGGAGCTCTCCTTTGATCCGGCGGGCAAGCTTCATATAGATGAAACCAAGCTACAGGAAGCTTTAGACAAAGATCCGCTGGCAGTTTATAATTTTTTCAAAGACGGGATTGTACCCGAACTGGAAACCTATATTGATAGCTTGATAACTACAGGGACCGGTGTTTTGTCGGCGAAAGAACAGGGGTTGGAACAGACTCTGCGGGATATAGATGAGCAGATTGCACGGCTGGAGGAAAGGCTGAAACTGCGGGAAGCCAACCTCAAGCGCCAGTTCTTGGAGATGGAGAAGGCCATTGCCACCCTGCAGAACCAGGGCAATTGGCTGGCCGGGCAGATTGCCGGGCTCCCTGGGTTTGGTGCCCCTGATAATAAGTCCTAA